A DNA window from Undibacterium sp. YM2 contains the following coding sequences:
- a CDS encoding glycosyl hydrolase family 18 protein produces MRHRTGIRINHLMLSLVGGMLAACGGGGNTSSLTDTPKAGAHMAMPPAEVPSSCAVWSSTQVYTQGNCVTYQGVTYKAKWWTQGNVPGTEQWGPWEVSAVTPTPTPTPTPTPTPTPTPTPTPTPTPTPTPTPTPGCAPYVAGTSYLAGSVVSNAGGYYRCDVAGWCSTGASAYEPGVGWAWTSAWTAVTVSACPTPTPTPTPTPTPTPTPTPTPTPTPTPTPTPTPTPTPVGGREVGSYFAQWGVYGRGYEVADIHTTQTPVNGVQTSVADQLTFINYAFGNVYAKNGGYECDMVTKAETGNNVPAPADAGTGGDAFADYQRQPARTVDGKTIPWDAKLTGNFAQLKLLKAAHPNLKVFISLGGWTWSKFFSAAAKTDALRKQLAKSCVKQFIAGDLPVQDGRGGPGAAKGVFDGIDIDWEYPGGGGQPYNTFDAVNDKHNFTLLMAEFRAQLDAQGALDNKRYALTAAIGAGTEKIAQTEPALYSQYMDWVNVMTYDFHGGWENTTNFHSPLYHDPADPSTGVLAKYNSDDAIQALVTAGMPRNKILLGIPFYGRGWKGVSAGPNGNGLYQATGGSAPATYEAGIEDYKVLKNKAGTRTLHPVTKQLMLLTNNGEWWSYDDPTVIAIKMKYVRDQNLRGAFTWELDGDASGTLGSEVWKGR; encoded by the coding sequence TCAGTCTGGTCGGCGGTATGCTGGCAGCCTGCGGTGGAGGAGGCAACACCAGTAGTTTGACAGACACACCCAAAGCCGGTGCGCACATGGCAATGCCGCCCGCAGAGGTGCCCAGCAGTTGTGCAGTCTGGAGCAGTACTCAGGTTTATACCCAGGGCAATTGCGTAACTTATCAGGGCGTAACCTATAAAGCCAAATGGTGGACGCAGGGGAATGTGCCGGGCACAGAACAGTGGGGACCATGGGAAGTCAGCGCGGTCACGCCAACACCGACTCCAACGCCCACGCCCACGCCGACTCCAACTCCGACACCTACACCTACGCCCACTCCGACACCGACGCCCACTCCTACGCCTACACCAGGATGCGCGCCTTATGTGGCGGGAACCAGTTATCTGGCGGGCAGTGTCGTCAGCAATGCCGGCGGCTATTATCGTTGCGATGTCGCGGGCTGGTGTTCTACCGGTGCTTCTGCTTATGAACCCGGTGTAGGCTGGGCCTGGACCAGCGCCTGGACTGCGGTGACTGTCAGTGCCTGCCCAACGCCAACACCGACACCTACTCCAACCCCGACGCCGACGCCGACGCCGACACCGACACCAACACCAACACCAACACCAACACCAACACCAACACCAACGCCAACGCCAGTCGGTGGCCGCGAAGTTGGTTCCTACTTTGCCCAATGGGGTGTGTATGGTCGTGGCTATGAAGTGGCAGATATCCACACCACGCAGACACCCGTCAATGGTGTGCAGACCAGCGTCGCTGATCAATTGACCTTCATTAACTATGCCTTCGGCAATGTGTATGCCAAAAATGGTGGCTATGAATGCGACATGGTGACCAAGGCAGAGACTGGCAATAACGTTCCGGCACCAGCAGATGCGGGTACTGGCGGTGATGCCTTTGCCGATTACCAGCGTCAGCCAGCACGCACCGTCGATGGCAAAACCATACCCTGGGACGCCAAGCTCACCGGCAATTTTGCGCAACTGAAATTGCTGAAGGCGGCACATCCTAACCTCAAGGTGTTCATCTCACTCGGTGGCTGGACATGGTCGAAGTTCTTCTCTGCCGCAGCAAAGACGGATGCCCTGCGCAAGCAACTCGCGAAGTCTTGCGTCAAGCAATTCATTGCAGGTGATTTGCCGGTGCAGGATGGCCGCGGTGGTCCTGGTGCAGCCAAAGGTGTGTTTGATGGTATCGACATCGACTGGGAATACCCAGGCGGTGGCGGGCAGCCGTATAACACTTTTGATGCTGTCAACGACAAACATAACTTCACTTTGTTGATGGCAGAATTCCGTGCGCAACTCGATGCGCAAGGGGCTCTCGACAACAAGCGTTATGCGCTGACTGCAGCGATAGGCGCGGGCACTGAAAAAATCGCCCAGACCGAGCCTGCCTTGTATAGCCAGTACATGGATTGGGTGAATGTCATGACCTATGACTTCCATGGTGGTTGGGAAAACACCACCAACTTCCATTCACCGCTGTACCATGACCCTGCAGACCCATCCACGGGTGTGCTGGCCAAGTACAATAGTGACGATGCCATACAGGCCCTGGTCACGGCTGGTATGCCACGCAATAAAATCTTGCTGGGCATTCCATTCTACGGGCGTGGCTGGAAAGGCGTCAGTGCCGGGCCAAATGGAAACGGGCTGTACCAGGCGACTGGTGGGTCAGCACCGGCTACTTATGAAGCAGGGATAGAAGACTACAAGGTCTTGAAAAACAAGGCCGGTACGCGCACCCTGCATCCGGTGACCAAGCAACTGATGTTGTTGACCAATAATGGCGAATGGTGGAGTTATGATGACCCTACTGTCATTGCCATTAAAATGAAGTATGTGCGTGACCAGAACCTGCGTGGCGCATTTACCTGGGAGCTTGACGGCGATGCCAGCGGTACCCTGGGTAGCGAAGTCTGGAAAGGGCGATAA
- a CDS encoding cupin-like domain-containing protein codes for MNAQLGLHAPIKQTAQPMSDEWRRWIAENLLLGAHPATLENVLQKNSFSLHTARLEISAALSSPYFQGVQRLKNRLDKRDWVLAINAKLDQIEPMMLERKQQLSGEQFLHDYYQKNRPVIITGMLDDCPARSRWNLTWFREHFSERQVEVQFGRNSDANYEMNSIAHKRQMRFGEYVDLVEKSGHSNDTYMTANNDSSNRKALNELWEDVPSLPEYLKTDQGKQGFFWFGPAGTITPFHHDLTNNFMMQIMGRKRVKLIAPCHLAKLQNERHCFTPVDGRNIDLTRFPQMRDVPVLECVLEPGEILFLPVGWWHFVESLDISVTIAATNFLWDNDFFSNYPANHDF; via the coding sequence ATGAATGCACAACTTGGTTTGCATGCGCCAATAAAGCAAACAGCCCAGCCCATGAGCGATGAATGGCGTCGCTGGATCGCAGAAAATCTGCTGCTCGGCGCGCATCCGGCAACACTGGAAAATGTCTTGCAAAAAAATTCTTTCAGCCTGCACACAGCACGACTGGAAATCAGTGCAGCTTTATCCAGTCCCTATTTTCAAGGCGTGCAAAGGCTCAAAAACCGCCTCGACAAGCGTGACTGGGTATTGGCCATCAATGCCAAACTCGATCAGATAGAACCGATGATGCTGGAGCGCAAACAGCAGTTATCTGGTGAACAGTTTTTGCATGACTATTACCAGAAAAACCGCCCCGTCATTATTACCGGCATGCTCGATGATTGCCCGGCGCGCAGCCGCTGGAACCTGACCTGGTTCCGTGAGCATTTTTCTGAACGCCAGGTAGAAGTGCAATTTGGCCGCAATAGCGACGCCAATTATGAAATGAACAGCATCGCCCACAAACGCCAGATGCGCTTTGGTGAGTATGTCGATCTCGTGGAAAAAAGCGGCCATAGCAATGACACGTACATGACCGCGAATAACGATTCCAGCAACCGCAAGGCACTCAATGAACTGTGGGAAGACGTGCCTTCATTGCCCGAATATCTGAAGACCGATCAGGGCAAGCAGGGCTTTTTCTGGTTTGGCCCGGCGGGCACGATTACGCCTTTCCACCATGACCTGACCAATAATTTCATGATGCAGATCATGGGACGCAAGCGCGTGAAACTCATCGCGCCATGCCACCTCGCCAAACTGCAAAATGAGCGTCATTGCTTTACGCCTGTCGATGGCCGCAACATCGACCTGACACGCTTCCCCCAGATGCGGGATGTGCCTGTGCTGGAATGTGTATTGGAGCCAGGCGAGATATTATTCCTGCCTGTGGGCTGGTGGCATTTTGTGGAATCACTGGATATTTCTGTCACCATCGCTGCGACAAATTTTCTCTGGGATAATGACTTCTTCAGTAATTACCCGGCCAATCACGACTTTTGA
- a CDS encoding chitinase produces MAKHALVGYWHNFTNPSGNTYPIAQVSNDWDVIVVSFGDNAGGGNVSFTLDPGAGSEAQFIADIKTKQAQGKKVVLSLGGQNGSVSVGSDAEATNFANSLYGIISKYGFDGIDLDLENGVAQGAAIQTYLPVAVKKLKAKVGASFYLSMAPEWVYVEGGFTSYGSIWGAYIPIINALRDELTILHPQYYNNGDIYTPYQSAPLRAGSADQLVGTAKMLIEGFTYGGNTFAGLRPDQVAFGVPSGRSSANSGFTTSADVSNALNCLTKLLNCGTIVPKQAYPGFRGVMTWSINWDKHDGYNFSAPTKAVLKTLP; encoded by the coding sequence CTGGCCAAGCATGCACTGGTCGGTTACTGGCACAACTTTACGAACCCGAGCGGTAATACCTATCCTATCGCGCAAGTCAGCAATGACTGGGATGTGATCGTCGTTTCGTTTGGTGACAACGCAGGCGGTGGCAATGTGAGCTTTACGCTGGACCCTGGCGCCGGTAGCGAAGCGCAATTTATTGCAGACATCAAGACCAAGCAGGCGCAAGGCAAAAAAGTCGTACTGTCACTCGGTGGCCAGAATGGTTCAGTCTCGGTAGGCTCTGATGCAGAGGCGACCAATTTTGCCAACAGTCTGTACGGCATCATCAGTAAATATGGTTTTGATGGTATTGATCTTGATCTTGAAAACGGCGTGGCGCAGGGTGCCGCTATCCAGACTTACCTGCCGGTCGCTGTCAAAAAACTGAAAGCCAAAGTCGGGGCAAGCTTCTACCTGTCGATGGCACCGGAATGGGTATATGTGGAAGGTGGCTTTACTTCTTACGGCTCAATCTGGGGTGCATATATCCCCATCATCAACGCGCTGCGCGATGAGTTGACTATCCTGCATCCACAGTATTACAACAATGGCGATATCTACACGCCTTACCAGTCTGCGCCACTCAGGGCAGGCTCGGCAGATCAATTGGTGGGCACGGCAAAAATGCTGATCGAGGGCTTTACCTATGGCGGTAATACCTTTGCCGGTCTGCGTCCTGACCAGGTTGCTTTTGGTGTGCCGTCTGGCCGTAGTTCAGCCAATTCCGGTTTTACCACTTCGGCAGATGTCAGCAATGCGCTGAACTGTTTAACCAAGTTGCTGAACTGCGGCACCATCGTCCCCAAACAAGCCTACCCTGGCTTCAGAGGGGTCATGACCTGGTCTATCAACTGGGATAAACATGACGGCTACAACTTCTCGGCGCCGACCAAGGCTGTCTTGAAAACCTTGCCTTGA
- a CDS encoding carbohydrate-binding protein: protein MENTTLRNLIQNMLVCATSGSLLVACGGGSGSAAGNGQAITPPQAPPAVASTACYAAWDAATAYNGGALVSTGGNNYVANWWTQNENPTTNSGASGSGKPWTGKGACDATPTPTPTPTPTPTPTPTPTPTPTPTPTPTPTPTPTPTPSCSAYVAGTQYAAGKVVSNAGGFYRCDVAGWCSTGASAYEPGVGWAWTSAWTSVTSSACPTPTPTPTPTPTPTPTPTPTPHQLQRPRQHRLPHQSLAWPSMHWSVTGTTLRTRAVIPILSRKSAMTGM from the coding sequence GTGGAAAATACGACTTTAAGAAACCTGATTCAAAACATGCTGGTGTGCGCAACGAGCGGTAGTTTGCTGGTTGCGTGCGGTGGTGGCAGTGGTAGTGCAGCAGGCAACGGGCAGGCAATCACGCCGCCACAGGCTCCGCCAGCAGTGGCTTCTACAGCATGCTATGCGGCCTGGGATGCAGCAACGGCCTACAACGGCGGTGCCCTGGTCAGCACCGGTGGCAATAATTATGTGGCAAACTGGTGGACGCAAAATGAAAACCCCACGACCAATAGCGGCGCGTCTGGAAGCGGTAAACCCTGGACAGGCAAAGGGGCTTGTGATGCCACACCAACGCCCACACCGACTCCTACGCCAACCCCAACGCCCACACCAACCCCGACACCTACGCCGACACCTACGCCGACACCTACGCCGACTCCTACACCAACTCCAACGCCGAGTTGTTCTGCTTATGTCGCCGGCACCCAATACGCCGCTGGAAAAGTGGTCAGCAATGCGGGTGGCTTTTATCGTTGTGATGTAGCGGGCTGGTGTTCAACCGGTGCATCTGCTTACGAGCCTGGTGTAGGCTGGGCCTGGACTAGCGCGTGGACATCAGTCACATCAAGTGCCTGCCCCACACCTACGCCAACACCTACCCCAACGCCCACTCCGACACCAACACCGACGCCTACCCCACACCAACTCCAACGCCCACGCCAACACCGACTCCCACACCAGTCCCTGGCCTGGCCAAGCATGCACTGGTCGGTTACTGGCACAACTTTACGAACCCGAGCGGTAATACCTATCCTATCGCGCAAGTCAGCAATGACTGGGATGTGA
- a CDS encoding ABC transporter substrate-binding protein, whose product MTCFALSIKSAGWLILLTASLLFFAGPASAQSLIRTAAQEASAPKFIAIVQDGKPAVGGICVDIMRAIEAVEPGIKFVGDQNWLPLVRITSGPMDAICGLLHTKERALLFDYVETPIFSVNYLLAVRADDDVQVTSWDDIRKLGKDGIILSMHNYAINDRLRDLGGLHVDSSAVSSKSNLNKLLARRGRFYCHRSPGIVADIRQAGLEGQIKLLPKLMLKDEFHMLLSKTLAPEDAKKLKAAIALLERQGTLAKLFEKYQE is encoded by the coding sequence GTGACTTGCTTCGCATTGAGTATCAAAAGCGCAGGGTGGCTTATTCTGCTCACGGCCTCTTTGTTATTTTTTGCCGGGCCTGCCAGCGCACAGAGCTTGATCAGGACAGCGGCGCAAGAAGCGTCTGCCCCTAAATTCATCGCTATAGTACAAGACGGCAAACCTGCTGTTGGCGGTATATGTGTCGATATCATGCGGGCCATAGAAGCGGTGGAACCTGGCATCAAGTTTGTCGGCGATCAAAACTGGTTGCCACTGGTCCGTATCACTTCTGGCCCCATGGATGCCATTTGCGGCTTGCTGCATACCAAAGAACGCGCCCTCCTCTTTGACTATGTCGAGACCCCCATATTCTCGGTCAATTACCTGCTGGCAGTGCGGGCTGATGACGACGTCCAGGTGACTAGCTGGGATGACATACGCAAACTGGGCAAGGACGGCATCATCCTGTCCATGCACAACTATGCCATCAATGATCGTTTGAGAGACCTGGGTGGCTTGCACGTAGATTCCAGCGCAGTCTCGTCCAAGTCCAATCTGAACAAACTGCTTGCCCGCAGGGGCCGCTTTTATTGTCACCGCTCGCCCGGCATTGTGGCCGACATACGGCAAGCTGGACTGGAAGGCCAGATCAAGCTGCTACCCAAATTGATGCTCAAAGATGAGTTCCATATGCTGTTGTCAAAAACTTTAGCGCCTGAAGATGCAAAGAAATTGAAAGCCGCAATCGCCTTGCTTGAGCGTCAAGGTACATTGGCAAAATTATTTGAAAAGTATCAGGAGTGA